From the Sphingomonas phyllosphaerae 5.2 genome, one window contains:
- a CDS encoding 3-hydroxyacyl-CoA dehydrogenase NAD-binding domain-containing protein: MTSQTTDHRAPVRTERHGDILVIVSDSPPVNALSAAVRDGLEAAIKEGAADASIAAMVLRCDGRTFFAGADIGEFGKPLTGVPLPTLIDMIEASPTPVVAAIHGTALGGGCEVALGCHYRVAVPSAKLGTPEVKLGLLPGAGGTQRLPRVIGIAAALEMIVLGNPVSAKAAAAAGLLDRVVGEGTLEGDAIAFAREVAGKRPIPRVRDRHIEPDPAAVDAFREAHGRKLRGFDAPGACIACVVAAGEKPFEEGVAFEREQFMALMNGTQSAAQRHIFFAERQAAKIDGVDPATPLRPVRHVGVIGAGTMGGGIAMNFLSAGIAVTIVEMQQDALNRGIGVMRRNYEASAAKGRIPADAPDKAMGLLTPSLSLDALAGCDLVIEAVYEEMSVKKELFGKLDAIVRPGAILASNTSYLNIDEIAAATKRPGDVLGMHFFSPANVMKLLEVVRGAQTSPDVLATVMALAKKIRKVAVVAGVCHGFIGNRMLMPRQVEANKLLIEGATPEQIDRVHVAFGMPMGPFQMADLAGVDIGWHRDPTRIENIRDALAAEGRWGQKKGAGFYDYDENRTPAPSPRVAEIIDDFRAREGASPREISDEEIVARTLYTMVNEGALILEEGMAQRASDIDVVWIYGYGWPVYRGGPMFWAKTEGVDKVVAGLERYGFPVAKTLRNGEALK; encoded by the coding sequence ATGACGTCGCAGACAACCGACCATCGCGCGCCCGTCCGCACCGAGCGGCATGGCGACATCCTGGTGATCGTATCGGACTCGCCGCCAGTTAACGCGCTGAGCGCGGCCGTGCGCGACGGGTTGGAAGCTGCGATCAAGGAAGGGGCTGCCGACGCCAGCATCGCCGCGATGGTGCTGCGATGCGACGGGCGCACGTTCTTTGCGGGTGCCGATATCGGTGAATTCGGCAAGCCATTGACGGGCGTGCCGCTGCCGACGCTGATCGACATGATCGAGGCAAGCCCGACGCCGGTGGTGGCGGCGATCCACGGCACTGCGCTGGGCGGCGGGTGCGAAGTGGCGCTGGGGTGCCATTACCGGGTCGCCGTCCCGTCGGCGAAACTGGGCACGCCGGAGGTCAAGCTGGGGCTGCTGCCGGGCGCCGGCGGCACGCAACGATTGCCGCGCGTCATCGGTATCGCAGCTGCGCTGGAGATGATCGTACTGGGCAATCCGGTGTCAGCGAAGGCAGCGGCGGCGGCCGGGCTGCTCGATCGCGTCGTCGGTGAAGGGACACTGGAGGGCGATGCGATCGCCTTCGCCCGCGAAGTCGCGGGCAAGCGCCCGATCCCGCGCGTGCGTGATCGGCACATTGAACCCGATCCCGCAGCAGTCGATGCCTTCCGCGAGGCGCATGGCCGCAAGCTGCGCGGCTTCGATGCCCCCGGAGCATGCATCGCCTGCGTCGTGGCGGCGGGTGAGAAGCCCTTCGAGGAGGGCGTCGCGTTCGAGCGCGAGCAGTTCATGGCGTTGATGAACGGCACGCAATCGGCAGCGCAGCGGCACATCTTCTTTGCCGAACGGCAGGCGGCGAAGATCGACGGCGTCGACCCGGCCACCCCGCTGCGCCCGGTTCGCCACGTCGGCGTGATCGGCGCGGGCACGATGGGGGGTGGAATCGCCATGAACTTCCTGTCGGCGGGTATCGCGGTGACGATCGTGGAGATGCAGCAGGACGCGCTGAACCGCGGCATTGGCGTGATGCGGCGCAATTACGAAGCGAGCGCGGCGAAGGGCCGTATTCCCGCGGACGCGCCAGATAAGGCGATGGGACTGCTCACGCCGTCGCTGTCGCTTGACGCGCTCGCCGGCTGCGATCTCGTCATCGAGGCGGTGTACGAGGAAATGAGCGTCAAGAAGGAGCTGTTCGGCAAGCTCGACGCGATCGTCCGGCCGGGCGCGATCCTGGCGAGCAATACGAGCTACCTGAATATCGACGAGATCGCCGCGGCGACGAAGCGCCCCGGCGACGTGCTGGGTATGCATTTCTTCTCGCCCGCCAACGTCATGAAATTGCTGGAGGTGGTTCGCGGCGCACAGACGTCGCCGGACGTGCTGGCGACGGTCATGGCGCTGGCGAAGAAGATCAGGAAGGTGGCGGTGGTCGCGGGCGTCTGCCACGGCTTCATCGGCAACCGGATGCTGATGCCGCGCCAGGTCGAGGCCAACAAGCTGCTGATAGAAGGCGCCACGCCGGAGCAGATCGACCGAGTGCACGTCGCGTTCGGGATGCCGATGGGGCCGTTCCAGATGGCCGACCTCGCCGGCGTCGACATAGGGTGGCACCGCGACCCGACCCGCATCGAAAACATCCGCGACGCGCTGGCCGCCGAAGGTCGCTGGGGGCAGAAGAAGGGCGCCGGCTTCTACGATTACGATGAGAACCGAACGCCCGCTCCTTCGCCGCGCGTCGCCGAAATCATCGACGACTTCCGCGCGAGGGAAGGCGCGAGCCCGCGTGAGATCAGCGATGAGGAGATCGTCGCGCGCACGCTTTATACCATGGTCAACGAAGGCGCGCTGATCCTTGAGGAAGGCATGGCGCAGCGCGCGTCCGACATCGATGTCGTCTGGATCTATGGCTATGGTTGGCCGGTATACCGCGGCGGGCCGATGTTCTGGGCGAAGACCGAGGGCGTGGACAAGGTGGTCGCGGGGCTGGAGCGCTACGGCTTTCCGGTCGCGAAGACGTTGCGCAACGGGGAGGCGCTGAAATGA
- a CDS encoding Crp/Fnr family transcriptional regulator: MRVTKDFLRGRGRHAMTEAEKDVLERAVERVERLPARTIVTRRGEPVMYSTLLLDGVMCRYMDARDGFRQLVALQITGDFVDLHGYPLRRLDHDVGTLADSTIALIPHARIDLILAEHPQLARLMWRSTLLDAALHREWIFRIGRLDAAGRLAHFLLETYHRMRVVGAADGGTFAFALTQQDLGEALGLTSVHVNRMLRRLREAGLLDFARGTVRILDHDRLARLGEFDPDYLYLEEGKWQTAP, translated from the coding sequence ATGCGGGTGACGAAGGACTTTTTGCGTGGGCGCGGCCGGCACGCGATGACCGAGGCCGAGAAGGACGTGCTGGAGCGCGCCGTCGAGCGCGTCGAGCGATTGCCCGCGCGCACCATCGTCACGCGGCGGGGGGAACCGGTGATGTACAGCACCTTGCTGCTCGATGGCGTCATGTGCCGCTATATGGATGCACGCGACGGCTTCCGGCAGTTGGTGGCATTGCAGATCACCGGCGATTTCGTCGACCTGCACGGCTATCCGCTGCGCCGGCTGGACCACGATGTCGGCACGCTTGCCGATTCGACCATCGCGCTGATCCCGCATGCGCGGATCGACCTCATTCTGGCGGAACATCCGCAGCTTGCGCGCCTCATGTGGCGTTCGACGCTGCTCGACGCCGCGCTCCACCGTGAATGGATATTCCGCATCGGGCGCCTCGATGCCGCTGGGCGGCTCGCGCACTTTCTGCTGGAGACCTATCACCGGATGCGCGTCGTGGGCGCGGCGGATGGCGGCACCTTCGCCTTTGCGCTGACGCAGCAGGATCTCGGCGAGGCGCTGGGGCTGACCAGCGTGCACGTCAACCGCATGCTGCGGCGGCTGCGCGAGGCCGGGCTCCTCGACTTCGCGCGTGGCACGGTGCGCATCCTCGACCATGATCGGCTGGCGCGGCTCGGGGAGTTCGACCCCGACTATCTCTACCTCGAGGAAGGTAAGTGGCAGACCGCGCCTTGA
- a CDS encoding AI-2E family transporter — MSDQLPPAEPFIPAPTAAGIDPPLRRDRLLAGLTLTAGIGLMLGLPFALQAGAEFFMPTSIALVVSLALIPLLEWLERRRLPSAIAALLCVVLFLVIANVALAAIVVPATEFFRLLPRRIHRIQANLAPILDLYSSLERYANRTLRQIATTPVRPSPATTVAPPSSIVELAATSAPAVIIQTFYAILVAFFFLSGWTRMREKMITGRASFGGAMTTARVLQEMVDAVSSYLGTITAINIALGAIVAGALHLLGMPFPLMWGGIVTLLNYVPYFGPVVAALLLAIGGLMTFSDVWTALSAPAIMYGAHLIEANVVTPLIVGHRLTINPVMILISISFWGWVWGTVGALLAVPILIIVQTILSAAGRPDIAGFLFEDGTLMRGQEEQATVIEKVPDSR; from the coding sequence ATGTCCGATCAGCTCCCGCCCGCCGAACCGTTCATTCCGGCGCCCACTGCGGCGGGGATCGACCCACCGCTACGCCGTGATCGCCTGCTGGCGGGGCTGACGCTGACCGCCGGGATCGGGCTGATGCTTGGCCTGCCGTTCGCGTTGCAGGCGGGGGCCGAGTTCTTCATGCCGACCTCGATTGCGCTGGTCGTCTCGCTGGCGCTGATCCCGTTGCTCGAGTGGCTCGAGCGACGGCGGCTGCCCTCGGCGATCGCGGCGTTACTCTGCGTCGTGCTGTTCCTGGTGATCGCCAACGTCGCACTGGCCGCGATCGTGGTGCCGGCGACCGAATTCTTCCGGCTGCTGCCGCGTCGCATCCACCGCATCCAGGCGAACCTCGCCCCGATCCTCGATCTTTATTCCAGTCTGGAGCGTTACGCGAACCGGACCTTGCGCCAGATCGCGACCACTCCGGTGCGGCCGTCGCCGGCCACCACGGTCGCGCCGCCGAGTTCGATCGTCGAGCTGGCCGCCACCTCGGCACCCGCGGTCATCATCCAGACCTTCTACGCGATTCTGGTGGCCTTCTTCTTCCTGTCCGGTTGGACTCGGATGCGCGAGAAGATGATCACCGGACGCGCCAGCTTCGGCGGTGCGATGACGACCGCGCGCGTGTTGCAGGAAATGGTCGATGCGGTGTCCTCGTACCTGGGCACCATCACCGCGATCAACATCGCACTGGGCGCGATCGTGGCGGGTGCGCTGCACCTGCTGGGGATGCCGTTCCCCTTGATGTGGGGCGGGATCGTCACCCTGCTCAACTACGTGCCGTATTTCGGGCCGGTGGTCGCGGCGCTGCTGCTGGCGATCGGTGGGCTGATGACCTTTTCCGACGTGTGGACCGCCTTGTCGGCGCCCGCGATCATGTATGGCGCGCACCTGATCGAGGCCAATGTGGTGACGCCGTTGATCGTCGGGCATCGCCTGACGATCAACCCGGTGATGATCCTCATCTCGATCAGCTTCTGGGGCTGGGTATGGGGCACGGTGGGCGCGTTGCTGGCGGTGCCGATCCTCATCATCGTCCAGACGATCCTGTCCGCCGCCGGGCGTCCCGACATCGCCGGCTTCCTGTTCGAGGACGGTACGCTGATGCGCGGGCAGGAGGAGCAGGCGACGGTAATTGAAAAAGTACCCGACAGCCGTTGA
- a CDS encoding DUF2842 domain-containing protein, with the protein MTPSWRKPVGMLLILLLILIWCVGIASLSGTIGHWHGAVQLAFYLVTGIVWITPLKPLLRWMETGRWR; encoded by the coding sequence ATGACACCGTCGTGGCGCAAACCGGTCGGAATGCTGCTTATCCTGCTCCTGATCCTCATCTGGTGCGTCGGAATCGCATCATTATCCGGCACCATCGGGCACTGGCACGGCGCGGTTCAGCTCGCCTTCTACCTCGTCACCGGGATCGTGTGGATCACGCCGCTCAAGCCGCTGCTGCGCTGGATGGAAACCGGGCGCTGGCGCTGA
- a CDS encoding 5-formyltetrahydrofolate cyclo-ligase encodes MTDKRVLRAAARAARDAFVVSAHAPIRADRRFMALLSPGLVVASYVPIGSEADPAPLAQAAAAAGCSLALPHVVDRATPLRFLRWAPDTALTAGPFGLRQPAGEDVAVAPDIVLTPLVAFDRHLNRIGQGAGHYDRAFEAFPHAKRIGVAWSVQRLEAIPADPWDMPLHAIATEQDWITE; translated from the coding sequence ATGACGGACAAACGAGTCCTGCGCGCCGCAGCCAGAGCCGCGCGCGACGCGTTTGTCGTGTCCGCGCATGCGCCGATCCGCGCTGACCGCCGGTTCATGGCACTGCTGTCCCCCGGGCTGGTGGTCGCGAGCTATGTACCGATCGGCAGCGAGGCGGATCCGGCGCCGCTGGCGCAGGCTGCGGCGGCCGCGGGGTGTTCGTTGGCGCTCCCGCACGTCGTGGACCGGGCGACGCCGTTGCGGTTCCTTCGCTGGGCACCAGACACGGCGCTGACGGCAGGGCCGTTCGGGTTGCGACAGCCAGCGGGCGAAGACGTGGCGGTAGCGCCCGACATCGTACTGACGCCGCTGGTCGCGTTCGATCGCCACCTGAACCGCATCGGGCAAGGTGCGGGTCATTACGACCGCGCCTTCGAGGCGTTCCCGCACGCGAAGCGGATCGGCGTGGCGTGGAGCGTGCAACGGCTGGAGGCGATACCGGCCGATCCATGGGACATGCCGCTTCATGCAATCGCCACCGAGCAGGATTGGATCACCGAATGA
- a CDS encoding cell division protein ZapA codes for MALVNLRIGDTTYDLACRDGGEARLEQAAALIDERWDVARRAAGAGGANRAMLLAALMVADALIDARNAPPPETPEGVALDRLSERLESIAAALEQTLPSA; via the coding sequence ATGGCGCTCGTGAACCTGCGCATCGGCGATACGACCTACGATCTCGCGTGCCGCGACGGTGGCGAAGCGCGGCTGGAGCAGGCGGCGGCGCTGATCGACGAGCGCTGGGACGTGGCACGCCGCGCCGCGGGTGCGGGGGGCGCGAACCGCGCGATGCTCCTGGCCGCGCTGATGGTGGCCGATGCGCTGATCGACGCGCGCAACGCCCCGCCGCCCGAGACGCCGGAAGGCGTGGCGCTCGACCGATTGTCGGAACGACTCGAATCGATCGCCGCAGCCCTTGAGCAAACGCTGCCGAGCGCCTAA
- the gap gene encoding type I glyceraldehyde-3-phosphate dehydrogenase gives MTKVAINGFGRIGRLVARALLERGSELELVAINDLADTKSNAWLFSRDSVHGKYAGTVEADGQDMVIDGKRIRVTAERDPANLPHAELGVDIVLECTGFFTDRASAQKHIDAGAKKVLISAPAKGVDITVVYGVNHDKLEAGHTIVSNASCTTNCLAPVAKVLNDAIGIERGLMTTIHAYTNDQKILDQIHPDLRRARAAAMNIIPTTTGAARAVGEVLPELKGKLDGSAVRVPVPDGSLVDLTFTPARDTTKEEVNALLKAAAEGPMKGVLEFSDEPLVSIDIVHTPFSSTVDSLETAVIDGKLVRVVSWYDNEWGFSNRMVDTASAMAKLG, from the coding sequence ATGACGAAGGTGGCGATCAACGGCTTCGGGCGCATCGGCCGGCTGGTGGCGCGCGCGCTGCTGGAGCGCGGCAGCGAGCTGGAACTGGTGGCGATCAACGATCTGGCCGATACCAAGTCCAATGCCTGGCTGTTCAGCCGCGACAGCGTGCACGGCAAGTACGCCGGGACCGTCGAAGCCGATGGGCAGGACATGGTAATCGACGGCAAGCGCATTCGCGTCACCGCCGAGCGTGATCCCGCCAACCTGCCGCATGCCGAACTGGGCGTCGACATCGTGCTGGAATGCACCGGCTTCTTCACCGACCGCGCCAGCGCGCAGAAGCACATCGATGCCGGCGCGAAAAAGGTGTTGATCTCGGCCCCGGCCAAGGGCGTCGACATCACCGTCGTCTACGGCGTGAACCACGACAAGCTCGAAGCCGGCCACACGATCGTGTCGAACGCGTCGTGCACCACCAACTGCCTGGCGCCGGTCGCCAAGGTGCTGAACGACGCGATCGGGATCGAGCGCGGATTGATGACCACGATCCACGCATACACCAACGACCAGAAAATCCTCGATCAGATCCACCCGGACCTGCGCCGCGCGCGCGCCGCGGCGATGAACATCATCCCGACCACGACCGGCGCGGCACGCGCGGTGGGCGAGGTGCTGCCTGAACTGAAGGGCAAGCTGGACGGCTCGGCAGTACGCGTCCCGGTTCCGGACGGCAGCCTCGTCGACCTGACCTTCACGCCGGCGCGCGACACGACGAAGGAAGAGGTCAACGCGCTGCTGAAGGCGGCTGCGGAAGGCCCGATGAAGGGCGTGCTGGAATTCTCGGACGAACCCTTGGTGTCGATCGACATCGTCCACACGCCGTTCTCCTCGACGGTCGACAGTCTTGAGACTGCGGTGATCGACGGCAAGCTGGTGCGCGTCGTCAGCTGGTACGACAACGAATGGGGGTTTTCGAACCGCATGGTCGACACCGCTTCGGCGATGGCCAAGCTGGGGTGA